GCTAAGCAACTTAAAAAAGGATATTTTGAATTCAGTATCTGTTTATATTTCTGATGATATTGAAAATGATTTAGAACAAAATATGGTTAATCCCTGTAAGATGCGGGAAACCTGTAAAGAGAAATACAAAGACAACTCCATGATTACACAGTCCTAGTGCAGTAGAGCCGCCAGAAAAAGGAGAATGGATATTTACACCATCCTGAGCATAGTAGACGGATTAAATACTGTACTGTGGATGAAATATCATGCTAGAAGATCAATAAAACTCCAGAAAAAGAGGCAATACTTAAAAGGACATTTAAATAAGATTTAATTAAAGAAAAAAGAACCTTTTCATTTTTTTATGTAATAAGAAGGTGGCATGTATGTTTTTGTTAAATATTCCTTAAGTTTGTTTTCTTCAAGTTCAAGGAAATCTCCTGGATTTTTACCCTTCAGGGAATGTTTTACTGTCTGTAATTTGAGGACACTTCTTTTTAGGATTCTGGCGAATTCTTTGTCCAGTTTGAGGATTTCCTCTAATAGGGTCACGTCCTCTGGGAGTGGTATGGATCCCCCAAAATCTTTTCTGAACCAATGCCCTACTGTATGTTTGTATTCTGGTGGTAAGGCTTGGGTAATGTCTTTAATTCTCAGGTCATTCTTTTTCATATAAATATTAAGGTATCTGGCTATGGTTGGTTGATCTAATCGATATAATCTCATCTTGGAGAACGAGTCGCCTATTATGGTTTTTCTTGCTCCTGGTGAAGCGCCCCAATTCATTCGTTCCATGCCTGCGAATTTACTTTTACTTTCCTTGCATCTTTTTTGATACTGTGGTTTTATGTTTTCTCCGACTTGATATTCTCCATTTTCAACTGATTCTAGGGATTCTATGATTTCTTTTGATTCTTTTAGGATGGGGAGGGAGTTTTTTCCGTATATCTCTTTTTGGCAGTTATAACAGATGTTATCCCCTAAGGGGTCATAGGTGTCTATAAGTTGTGTCCCACAGTGAGGACATGTAAATTGTAGTGATTCCATGATGAATTCATCTTTTCGGGGATTTAGGCATAATTCAAGAGAAATATTGTCGTCCTCCCAGGATACAGCGACTATTTTAGGGAAATTATCCTGGCTGTATGTTGATATTATGTCAACAACTTCTCCTTTCCTGGGTTTTTTAGAGAGGTTATCATTTACGATGAGGCCTATAAAGTCTTCTTGGTTCCATTTTTCTGGTAGTACGGTTTTTGGTTTCTTTCTAATCCTGTCTATATAAAATTTGTAGTTGACCCTTGTTGTGTCTTTTACCAGCATAAAGACAGGATACCATGAAGAGCCGTCTTCAATTATTATCATATTTCGAAGTATAAAGCCATGGTCTATTAATAATCCTGGTAAAACAAGGTCTGATAATTTCCAGTTTTTTACACCGAAAAAGTAGACAGCATCCTCTCTATGAAAATCCTGGAATTCTTCTGAAAGCATTCCCATTATTATACGGGAGAACTCTTCACTGTTTTTAGCGATGAATGTTTCACCATGAGTATCCTCGATGATTATAAGAGGTTTATCCTCTGAAAAGGCTAATTTATCATTAACTGGTTCCCATGTATATTCAGAAGATTTAAGCTCTTTAATTTCCTTGATACCAGTTCTTTCAGTGATAATATCTAAAAATTTTTTTCCCTTCTCGATTAGTATAACATTCAAATCTTTGGGATACAGCTGATACTTCATTTTTTTTACCACTGCCCCTGTGGTTCCTGTCCCTGCGAAAGGGTCTAAAATGTAATCACCATCTTTAAGGTTGCACCTTGAGAGTAAAGATGAAACCAGTTTCTCAGGAAAAACTGCTGTATGCTTCCATTTTGTTTGCTGCAGTGGTATTTTGAGGACTGGGTGTTTTTTTGTGTAAATGTTTTCATCGGATTTCCCGAAAACTAGGACGGGTTCATAAGTGTTTGTGAATCTGTCTTTAACTGATGAAGGCATATGGTTGGGTTTATACCATATAATTATATCTAAAAGCTTCCAACCATCTTTGATCATATGTGCTGCAAGCCTATAAGGGATCTGAAGAAGATGGGATTTACCATACCTATTCTTATACTTATCACCTATATTTAGGAAGAACACTCCATCATCCTTTAGCTTAGCCCTTAACTCCCTGAATATAACGATTAATCTCCCTATATACTCTTCCGGAGTCTTTTCTCTACCAATTTGTCCTTTAAACCCATAATCTCTTTGTCTCCAGTAGGGAGGAGAAGTTAATGCAACAGAAATACTATTATCCTCTAAACATCTTAATGCACTAAAAACATCCCCAAATAAAATCTTTCCTTTAACCATACTACCACTATAACCTTTTCTCTGTTAGCTCATATACGGTAATGGGATCAAAATATTTTTTTAAAACAGGTAAGTATTCTTTGTTGATGTGTAGGAACACGGCACGGGATGCCTTGTTATCTAATCCTTTGAAAACTGAGTTACCGCTTTTCTTGTAATGATATCTGAAGGAAGATCCCCAGCTCTTGCCACTCACTATTTCATCATCATAATGAGGCGCTAATTCTCCATTGGGAATAGAAATGGATAATATGGCAACGGGTTTTATTTCTCGTTCCTTTAACTTTTTTGCTATTCCAATAATCTTTTTCTCAAATTCTTCCAAGTCCTTTTCAACGTTTTCTGAGAATTCATGACGTAGTTTATCATGTATAAAATACCCTCTCACTATATTATCCAAAATAGGTTCTAATCTCTTTTTTTCATTAGATGGTTTATAATTCAA
This portion of the Thermoplasmatales archaeon genome encodes:
- a CDS encoding site-specific DNA-methyltransferase; amino-acid sequence: MVKGKILFGDVFSALRCLEDNSISVALTSPPYWRQRDYGFKGQIGREKTPEEYIGRLIVIFRELRAKLKDDGVFFLNIGDKYKNRYGKSHLLQIPYRLAAHMIKDGWKLLDIIIWYKPNHMPSSVKDRFTNTYEPVLVFGKSDENIYTKKHPVLKIPLQQTKWKHTAVFPEKLVSSLLSRCNLKDGDYILDPFAGTGTTGAVVKKMKYQLYPKDLNVILIEKGKKFLDIITERTGIKEIKELKSSEYTWEPVNDKLAFSEDKPLIIIEDTHGETFIAKNSEEFSRIIMGMLSEEFQDFHREDAVYFFGVKNWKLSDLVLPGLLIDHGFILRNMIIIEDGSSWYPVFMLVKDTTRVNYKFYIDRIRKKPKTVLPEKWNQEDFIGLIVNDNLSKKPRKGEVVDIISTYSQDNFPKIVAVSWEDDNISLELCLNPRKDEFIMESLQFTCPHCGTQLIDTYDPLGDNICYNCQKEIYGKNSLPILKESKEIIESLESVENGEYQVGENIKPQYQKRCKESKSKFAGMERMNWGASPGARKTIIGDSFSKMRLYRLDQPTIARYLNIYMKKNDLRIKDITQALPPEYKHTVGHWFRKDFGGSIPLPEDVTLLEEILKLDKEFARILKRSVLKLQTVKHSLKGKNPGDFLELEENKLKEYLTKTYMPPSYYIKK